The following coding sequences lie in one Micropterus dolomieu isolate WLL.071019.BEF.003 ecotype Adirondacks linkage group LG15, ASM2129224v1, whole genome shotgun sequence genomic window:
- the LOC123984169 gene encoding cone cGMP-specific 3',5'-cyclic phosphodiesterase subunit alpha'-like: protein MADKDTVEKFLDNNPQFAKEYYDKKIKADVITAAFNNQVQVKDPASYRDVSTIQEAEFIFELIKEMQGNNPMEKALHKILQRMALLVQADRCSYFGYRARNGVPELSTILFDVTHNSPFDRNIVNPNVEIVFPTAMGIVGWTAHSKKPQNIPDVKKDRHFSDFVDKQTKYTTKCMITAPVMSGKEPIGVIMALNKQGADEFSKTDQELFNKYVNFAMVVTLQAHNSYMWDIESRRSQVLLWSASNVFEELTDIERQFHKALYTVRTYIKCERYSVGLLDMTKEKEFYDEWSIKLGEQEPYKGPKTPDGREINFYKIIDYLLEDKEEIKVIPGPPADHWALVSGLPAYVAENGFICNMMNASADEYFAFQKEAVDETGWKIKNVLSLPIVNKKEEIVGVATFFNRKDGKPFDENDEQIIEALTQFLGWATLNSDTYDKVNRTEWSKDVYQEMLMYHTKATLDDVQTILNTQDSFGSVPEDCDQKEVYKLLRANIPEAKAVELHEFRFSDFPLSEFELIKCGIRCFFELGVVEKFKVPAEILTQWMYTVRNGYHDITYHNWRHGFNVGQTMFSLLLKGKLKKYYSDLEAFAMVAAGFCHDIDHRGTNNLYQTKSLSPLAKLHSSSIMERHHLEYSKTLMEDENLNIFQNLQKRQFETVQHLFEVCIIATDLTLYFKKRTMFQKIVDAMEGIPEEKEKINYISNNPTRKEIIMAMMMTACDLSAITKPWEMQSKVALMVAAEFWEQGDLEKTVLDQQPIPMMDRNHADELPKMQCGFIDFVCSFVYKEFSRFHTEITPMFDGMNINRGEWRALADVHEAKMKAIEDQKKILEGGQDQDGGKSKTCVIC from the exons ATGGCAGACAAAGACACTGTAGAGAAGTTTCTTGATAACAACCCACAGTTTGCTAAGGAGTACTATGATAAGAAAATCAAGGCAGATGTgatcactgctgccttcaacAACCAGGTCCAGGTCAAAGACCCAGCATCTTACAGGGATGTATCCACCATCCAGGAGGCCGAGTTCATATTTGAGCTCATAAAGGAGATGCAGGGCAACAACCCGATGGAAAAAGCTCTGCATAAAATTCTCCAGAGGATGGCTCTGCTGGTCCAGGCTGATCGCTGCAGCTACTTTGGCTACAGGGCTCGTAACGGAGTACCTGAGCTGTCCACGATCCTCTTCGATGTGACCCACAATTCTCCATTCGATAGAAATATAGTGAACCCCAATGTGGAGATAGTGTTTCCCACCGCCATGGGAATTGTTGGATGGACGGCCCATTCCAAGAAGCCTCAGAATATTCCTGATGTTAAGAAG GACCGTCATTTCAGTGACTTTGTGGATAAACAAACCAAATACACCACCAAATGCATGATTACCGCTCCTGTCATGAGTGGAAAGGAACCCATCGGTGTCATCATGGCTCTCAACAAACAAGGTGCTGATGAATTCTCAAAGACTGATCAGGAG CTCTTCAATAAATATGTCAACTTTGCTATGgtggtcactctccaagctcaCAACTCTTACATGTGGGATATAGAGTCCAGGAGAAGCcag GTGTTGCTGTGGTCAGCCAGCAACGTTTTTGAAGAGTTGACGGATATTGAGAGGCAGTTTCACAAAGCTTTATACACAGTGAGGACATATATCAAGTGTGAGAGATACTCTGTGGGACTCCTCGACATGACCAAAGAAAAG GAATTCTACGATGAGTGGTCAATCAAACTAGGAGAGCAGGAGCCATACAAAGGCCCCAAGACACCTGATGGCAGA GAAATCAACTTCTACAAGATTATTGACTACCTGCTGGAAGACAAAGAGGAGATTAAAGTCATCCC CGGCCCTCCTGCTGACCACTGGGCTCTAGTCAGCGGACTCCCAGCATATGTAGCCGAGAATGGATTT ATCTGCAACATGATGAACGCTTCAGCAGATGAGTATTTTGCTTTTCAG AAAGAAGCGGTGGATGAGACTGGATGGAAGATTAAGAATGTCCTCTCCCTCCCTATCGTCAACAAAAAGGAAGAAATTGTCGGTGTTGCCACTTTCTTCAACAGAAAAGATGGGAAACCATTCGACGAGAATGATGAACAGATTATAGAA GCACTAACTCAGTTCCTTGGCTGGGCCACTCTGAATAGTGACACATACGACAAAGTGAACAGGACTGAGTGGAGCAAAGATGTTTACCAGGAAATGCTCATGTACCACACAAAGGCCACACTGGATGACGTGCAGACCATCCTG AACACTCAAGACAGCTTTGGCTCTGTACCAGAAGACTGCGACCAGAAGGAAGTGTACAAACTGTTG AGAGCCAACATCCCAGAGGCCAAGGCCGTGGAGCTGCACGAGTTCCGCTTCAGTGACTTCCCTTTGTCAGAGTTTGAGCTCATCAAGTGTGGTATCCGCTGCTTCTTTGAGCTGGGGGTGGTAGAGAAGTTCAAAGTCCCAGCTGAG ATCCTGACACAATGGATGTACACCGTTCGCAATGGATACCATGACATCACCTACCACAACTGGAGGCACGGCTTCAATGTTGGACAAACCATGTTCTCTCTGCTGCTA AAAGGCAAACTGAAGAAGTATTACTCGGATCTCGAGGCCTTTGCAATGGTTGCTGCTGGATTCTGCCACGATATTGACCACCGAGGAACCAACAATCTCTACCAGACAAA GAGTTTATCCCCTCTGGCAAAACTGCACAGCTCCTCAATCATGGAGCGACATCATCTTGAGTACAGTAAGACACTGATGGAGGATGAG AACCTGAATATCTTCCAAAATCTTCAGAAGCGTCAGTTTGAGACGGTGCAGCATCTGTTTGAAGTTTGCATAATTGCCACTGATCTCACCCTCTACTTCAA GAAGAGAACAATGTTCCAAAAAATTGTGGACGCTATGGAAGGGATTccagaggagaaagagaagatcAACTACATCTCCAACAATCCAACTAGGAAGGAAATTATTAT GGCAATGATGATGACAGCTTGTGACCTTTCAGCCATTACAAAGCCATGGGAGATGCAGAGCAAG GTCGCTCTAATGGTGGCAGCAGAATTTTGGGAGCAGGGAGACCTCGAAAAGACAGTCCTTGATCAGCAGCCTATT CCGATGATGGACAGAAATCATGCTGATGAGCTGCCAAAGATGCAGTGTGGTTTCATCGACTTTGTCTGCTCCTTTGTGTACAAG GAGTTTTCTcgctttcacacagagatcACCCCCATGTTTGATGGGATGAATATCAACAGGGGGGAGTGGAGAGCACTGGCAGACGTCCACGAGGCCAAGATGAAAGCCATTGAAGACCAGAAGAAAATTCTGGAAGGTGGACAAG ATCAAGATGGCGGGAAGTCAAAGACATGTGTTATCTGCTAG
- the LOC123983933 gene encoding leucine-rich glioma-inactivated protein 1-like, with translation MENTRKTPKRSPWLGLLLVASVLLVVDSKKPRQPRCPPSCTCTKDNALCESAGLIPRSFPPDVISLSFVKSEFTEIPKEIFIHTPALHLLLFTANNLESINEDAFLGLPHLEYLFIENNQIKSISPNAFRGLKTLVHLSLAYNNLETLPKDLFKGLEALTKVDLRGNQFTCDCKLKWLVEWIYSTNATVDQIYCKGPASQLDKKINDLAPQSFDCITTEFASYQSLKFESISAESFSFESDQYVVFAQPFIGKCSFLEWDHVEMVFRNFDDIDSTSTVICKPLVIDNQLFIIVAQLFGGSHIYKRDTSANKFIKLQGIDILKIRKPNDVETFRIDGESFFIIADSSKAGSTTIYKWNGNGFYSHQSLHPWYRDTDVEYMEISSKPHLILSSSSQRPVIYQWNKGTKLFDRRTDIPEMEDVYAVKHFQVKSDLFICLTRFIGDSKVMRWDGALFRELQTMPSRGSMVFQPFSMGSWQYAILGSDYSFTQVYRWDAKKGEFVHFQEVNIQAPRAFSPVSIDNRQFLLASSFKGKTQIYEHLVIDLSN, from the exons ATGGAAAATACACGCAAGACGCCCAAAAGATCGCCCTGGCTCGGCTTACTTTTAGTGGCGTCTGTTTTACTTGTAGTGGACAGCAAGAAACCCAGGCAGCCTCGCTGTCCCCCATCATGTACATGTACCAAAGATAACGCGCTGTGCGAAAGCGCAGGACTGATCCCTCGCAGCTTTCCCCCCGATGTCATATCACT ATCATTCGTCAAGTCTGAATTCACTGAAATCCCGAAAGAGATCTTCATCCACACGCCTGCCCTGCATCTCCT TCTCTTCACAGCCAACAACCTGGAATCTATAAACGAGGATGCTTTCCTTGGTCTTCCTCATCTGGAGTATCT GTTCATCgaaaacaaccaaatcaagtCGATTTCACCAAATGCTTTCCGTGGACTGAAAACCTTAGTGCACCT gagTCTGGCCTACAATAATCTGGAGACTCTGCCCAAAGACTTGTTCAAGGGCCTTGAGGCCTTGACGAAAGT AGACCTGCGAGGGAACCAGTTCACCTGTGACTGTAAACTGAAGTGGTTGGTGGAGTGGATATACAGCACCAACGCCACAGTGGATCAGATTTACTGTAAAGGCCCGGCCTCACAGCTGGACAAGAAGATCAACGATCTAGCGCCACAGTCCTTCGACTGTATCACCACAG AGTTTGCTTCCTACCAGTCCCTGAAGTTTGAATCCATATCAGCGGAGTCATTTTCCTTTGAGAGTGACCAGTATGTGGTGTTTGCCCAGCCTTTCATTGGGAAATGCAGCTTTCTAGAGTGGGATCATGTGGAGATGGTCTTCAGAAACTTTGACGATATTGACA GCACATCCACGGTGATTTGCAAACCTCTGGTCATCGACAACCAGCTCTTTATCATTGTGGCTCAGCTGTTTGGTGGCTCGCACATCTATAAGCGTGACACCTCTGCAAACAAATTCATCAAGCTCCAAGGCATTGACATCCTCAAAATCCGAAAACCAAACGATGTGGAGACGTTTCGCATCGACGGAGAATCCTTCTTCATCATAGCCGACAGCTCCAAGGCCGGTTCCACCACCATCTACAAGTGGAATGGTAATGGCTTCTACTCTCACCAATCGCTCCACCCGTGGTACCGGGATACCGATGTGGAGTACATGGAGATCTCCTCCAAACCTCACCTGATACTCTCCAGCAGCTCCCAGAGGCCGGTCATTTACCAGTGGAACAAAGGCACCAAGCTGTTTGACAGACGCACAGACATCCCCGAGATGGAGGACGTCTATGCTGTGAAGCATTTTCAGGTCAAATCAGACCTCTTCATCTGTCTGACACGCTTCATTGGCGACTCCAAAGTGATGCGCTGGGACGGGGCCCTCTTCAGAGAATTGCAGACCATGCCCTCGCGTGGCTCCATGGTGTTCCAGCCCTTCTCTATGGGCAGCTGGCAGTATGCCATCCTGGGCAGCGATTACTCTTTCACTCAGGTGTACCGCTGGGATGCCAAGAAGGGCGAGTTTGTCCATTTCCAGGAGGTGAACATCCAGGCGCCAAGGGCCTTCTCTCCAGTCTCCATAGACAACCGGCAATTCCTGCTGGCCTCAAGCTTCAAAGGGAAAACTCAGATATATGAGCACCTGGTCATTGATCTGAGCAACTAA